A region from the Hyalangium gracile genome encodes:
- a CDS encoding gas vesicle protein — MIERSRRVANSTGHSNLADILERVLDKGIIIAGDIKVKLVDIELLTIQIRLMVASVDKAREMGMDWWIRNPDFTSNAGPDRLAELAELKQRIAKLEQLPAPTEVR, encoded by the coding sequence ATGATCGAGCGCTCTCGAAGGGTTGCCAACTCCACCGGGCACAGCAACCTGGCCGACATCCTCGAGCGGGTCCTCGACAAGGGGATCATCATCGCGGGCGACATCAAGGTGAAGCTCGTGGACATCGAGCTGCTCACCATCCAGATCCGGCTGATGGTCGCCTCGGTGGACAAGGCGCGCGAGATGGGCATGGACTGGTGGATCCGCAACCCGGACTTCACCTCCAACGCCGGGCCGGACCGCCTCGCCGAGCTCGCCGAGCTCAAGCAGCGCATCGCGAAGCTCGAGCAGCTGCCGGCCCCCACCGAGGTCCGCTGA
- a CDS encoding gas vesicle protein K, giving the protein MNYGEIRGSAEELEAFAESAEPPQARLPSRINVTPDKIERGLTQLVLSLVEFVRRLMEKQALRRIEGGSLSEAQVERLGTTLMRLEEHMQQLMKHFGVESLNLDLGPLGNLFDESAPRGEV; this is encoded by the coding sequence ATGAACTACGGAGAGATTCGAGGCAGCGCGGAAGAGCTGGAGGCGTTCGCGGAGTCCGCCGAGCCCCCCCAGGCCAGGCTGCCGAGCCGCATCAACGTCACCCCGGACAAGATCGAGCGAGGGCTGACCCAGCTGGTCCTCTCGCTCGTGGAGTTCGTCCGCCGGCTGATGGAGAAGCAGGCCCTGCGGCGCATCGAGGGCGGCAGCCTGAGCGAGGCGCAGGTCGAGCGCCTGGGCACGACGCTCATGCGGCTCGAGGAGCACATGCAGCAGCTGATGAAGCACTTCGGTGTCGAGAGCCTCAACCTCGATCTGGGGCCCCTGGGAAACCTGTTCGACGAGAGCGCTCCGCGAGGTGAGGTATGA
- a CDS encoding gas vesicle protein has protein sequence MPLSPQSRARPARPVSARRSPASRHQRVSLCETLDRVLNKGVVIAGDVLISIADVDLIYLGLNVVVTSVETMRKWEHEAPTPRLPTTQLEGEGT, from the coding sequence ATGCCGCTTAGCCCTCAGTCGAGAGCACGCCCCGCGCGTCCCGTCAGCGCGCGGCGGAGCCCGGCCTCTCGCCACCAGCGCGTCAGCCTGTGCGAGACGCTGGACCGGGTGCTCAACAAAGGCGTCGTGATCGCGGGGGATGTCCTCATCTCCATCGCGGATGTGGACCTGATCTACCTGGGGCTCAACGTCGTCGTCACCTCGGTGGAGACGATGCGCAAGTGGGAGCACGAGGCGCCCACTCCGCGGCTCCCCACCACCCAGCTCGAGGGAGAAGGAACATGA
- a CDS encoding gas vesicle protein GvpG has translation MPFRGLVRVFEEIADRAEKEIFDDEAVKTELMELYARLEAGAVSEEDFAKREAELVERLEQIEEYKKGQASHAA, from the coding sequence ATGCCATTCCGGGGACTGGTTCGTGTCTTCGAGGAGATCGCCGACCGCGCCGAGAAGGAGATCTTCGACGACGAGGCGGTGAAGACCGAGCTCATGGAGCTCTACGCCCGGCTCGAGGCCGGGGCGGTCTCCGAGGAGGACTTCGCGAAGCGTGAGGCCGAGCTGGTGGAGCGGCTCGAGCAGATCGAGGAGTACAAGAAGGGCCAGGCCAGCCATGCCGCTTAG
- a CDS encoding GvpL/GvpF family gas vesicle protein, producing MSVTGRYLYGVIPAPEAETVEFGEIGLPHEGKPGRVYTVRVDSLAAVVSDYAVSGKILPLRKNLEPHNKVIREVMKTVTVIPMTFGHVARSEKDIVRLLRRNRTEIRAQLERVQGSVEMGLKIKWGVDNIFEHIASLDPELAAMRDRLFGGGAEPTQPEKIELGRMFEDRLNKEREAQTERVLELFQASVVESKVNPPRNEQTVMDVAFLVKREDLQKFEARVYEVANTFPAHYVFDFNGPWAPFNFIDLDLQQVAA from the coding sequence ATGTCCGTGACGGGACGTTATCTGTATGGAGTCATCCCGGCCCCCGAGGCCGAGACGGTAGAGTTCGGAGAGATCGGGCTGCCGCACGAGGGAAAGCCGGGGCGCGTCTACACGGTACGCGTGGACTCGCTGGCGGCGGTCGTCTCGGACTACGCCGTGAGCGGGAAGATCCTCCCGCTGCGCAAGAACCTGGAGCCTCACAACAAGGTCATCCGTGAAGTCATGAAGACGGTGACCGTCATCCCGATGACCTTCGGCCACGTCGCCAGGAGCGAGAAGGACATCGTCCGGCTGCTGCGCCGCAACCGCACGGAGATCCGGGCTCAGCTCGAGCGGGTACAGGGCTCGGTGGAGATGGGGCTCAAGATCAAGTGGGGCGTGGACAACATCTTCGAGCACATCGCGAGCCTCGATCCCGAGCTGGCCGCCATGAGGGACAGGCTCTTCGGAGGCGGAGCGGAGCCCACCCAGCCCGAGAAGATCGAGCTCGGGCGGATGTTCGAGGATCGGTTGAACAAGGAGCGCGAGGCGCAGACGGAGCGCGTGCTCGAGCTGTTCCAGGCCAGCGTCGTCGAGTCGAAGGTGAACCCGCCCAGGAACGAGCAGACGGTGATGGACGTCGCCTTTCTGGTGAAGCGCGAGGACCTTCAGAAGTTCGAGGCGCGGGTCTACGAGGTCGCCAACACCTTCCCCGCCCACTACGTCTTCGACTTCAACGGCCCGTGGGCGCCCTTCAACTTCATCGATCTCGATCTGCAGCAGGTTGCTGCCTGA
- the gvpN gene encoding gas vesicle protein GvpN encodes MSREGKRSGQAALAEVRTPDTMQAEASENFVLTPHVRRIADRALAYLQAGYPVHFSGPAGTGKTTLALHVAALRGRTMTLMHGDDARGSSDLIGSDYGFRKSKVVDNFIHSVVRTEEQTTTLWADNRLTQACKTGDTLVYDEFTRSRPEANNGLLSVLEERLLALPMRGPQGDEYLEVHPEFRAIFTSNPEEYAGVHRTQDALMDRLITIKVDYCDRDTEARITQSRSGIPLEEAEVIVDIVRALRGMALTKQSPSLRACIMIARVLAQTRAHAYADEPMFMDVCGDVLSGFAIKTGPGANPVEELVARYARRRGPRTELQAVPTPIPLAAPQEA; translated from the coding sequence ATGAGCAGGGAAGGAAAGAGGAGTGGCCAGGCGGCGCTGGCCGAGGTTCGGACCCCAGACACCATGCAGGCGGAGGCCAGCGAGAACTTCGTCCTGACGCCCCACGTGAGGCGCATCGCGGACCGGGCGCTGGCCTATCTCCAGGCGGGATATCCCGTCCACTTCTCGGGGCCGGCGGGCACCGGGAAGACGACGCTGGCGCTCCATGTGGCGGCGCTCCGCGGCCGCACGATGACCCTGATGCACGGGGACGACGCGCGGGGCTCGAGCGATCTCATCGGCAGCGACTACGGGTTCCGCAAGAGCAAGGTCGTCGACAACTTCATCCACTCGGTGGTGAGGACCGAGGAGCAGACGACCACCCTCTGGGCCGACAACCGGCTCACCCAGGCCTGCAAGACGGGCGACACGCTGGTCTACGACGAGTTCACCCGCTCGCGGCCCGAGGCGAACAACGGCCTGCTCTCGGTGCTCGAGGAGCGACTCCTGGCGCTGCCCATGCGCGGCCCCCAGGGCGACGAGTACCTCGAGGTCCACCCCGAGTTCCGCGCCATCTTCACCTCCAACCCCGAGGAGTACGCGGGCGTACACCGCACGCAGGACGCGCTGATGGACCGGCTCATCACCATCAAGGTGGACTACTGCGACCGCGACACCGAGGCGCGCATCACCCAGTCCCGCTCTGGAATTCCGCTCGAGGAGGCGGAGGTGATCGTCGACATCGTCCGCGCGCTGCGCGGGATGGCCCTCACCAAGCAGAGCCCGAGCCTGCGCGCCTGCATCATGATCGCCCGGGTGCTCGCCCAGACGAGGGCCCACGCCTACGCGGATGAGCCGATGTTCATGGACGTGTGCGGCGACGTGCTCAGCGGCTTCGCCATCAAGACGGGCCCGGGAGCGAACCCCGTGGAGGAGCTCGTGGCCCGGTACGCGCGCCGCCGCGGGCCCCGCACGGAGCTGCAGGCCGTGCCCACCCCCATCCCCCTCGCCGCCCCCCAGGAGGCCTAG
- the gvpA gene encoding gas vesicle structural protein GvpA: protein MAKVMKSTDSSSLAEVVDRILDKGIVIDAWAKVSLVGIELLSIEARVVVASVETYLKYAEAIGLTSTAAAPTP from the coding sequence ATGGCAAAGGTGATGAAGTCGACGGACTCCTCGAGCCTGGCGGAAGTGGTTGATCGCATCCTGGACAAGGGCATCGTGATCGATGCCTGGGCGAAGGTGTCGCTCGTCGGCATCGAGCTGCTCTCCATCGAGGCTCGCGTGGTCGTGGCCTCGGTCGAGACGTACCTCAAGTACGCCGAGGCCATCGGCCTGACGTCGACCGCGGCGGCCCCCACCCCGTGA
- the hsp20 gene encoding archaeal heat shock protein Hsp20, with the protein MFRSLGGFMELLSELAEKSGGEFTHSEELGDDKKGVKAVYGFSVRVGGGGKPIVEKFGNVQDDGKGPVVEEVREPMVDQFDEGEHLLIVAELPGVDTQDIHFELKEDVLLLSATRGERKYRKEVLLSAPVQAQAATSSYRNGVFELKLPKAR; encoded by the coding sequence ATGTTCCGCAGCCTCGGCGGCTTCATGGAGCTGCTCTCCGAGCTGGCCGAGAAGAGCGGCGGAGAGTTCACTCACTCCGAGGAGCTCGGCGACGACAAGAAAGGCGTCAAGGCGGTGTATGGCTTCTCCGTTCGCGTAGGCGGCGGAGGCAAGCCAATCGTCGAGAAGTTCGGGAACGTCCAGGACGATGGCAAGGGCCCCGTGGTGGAAGAGGTCCGCGAGCCCATGGTGGATCAGTTCGACGAGGGGGAGCACCTGCTCATCGTCGCCGAGCTGCCCGGGGTGGACACCCAGGACATCCACTTCGAGCTCAAGGAGGATGTGCTCCTGCTGAGCGCCACTCGAGGTGAGCGCAAATACCGCAAGGAAGTGCTGCTCTCGGCGCCCGTCCAGGCCCAGGCGGCCACCTCTTCCTATCGCAACGGTGTCTTCGAGCTGAAGCTGCCGAAGGCTCGATAG
- a CDS encoding GvpL/GvpF family gas vesicle protein translates to MQATKSGQLGLYAVVAADQALAARARLRGLRWVTRGPLTAIVGKPESESQRAALRHDRIVGKALAACGAVVPFRLGVVLRSQEELHRVLTANEEVLCQYLARFHGRVEMALKVKLPELLAGGLSQLPFSLEGLRALAPDSQSRRESMKRTLTGQMFDGCYLISRRDVDSFWAATDQIRQAFPSLLMLGSGPWAPYSFCDFTLAPAAGDRVLLDEHKERACAR, encoded by the coding sequence ATGCAAGCCACGAAGTCCGGACAATTAGGTCTCTATGCCGTGGTAGCTGCCGATCAGGCGCTCGCCGCGCGGGCCCGGTTGCGAGGCCTTCGGTGGGTCACCCGAGGCCCCCTCACGGCCATCGTTGGCAAGCCCGAGAGCGAGAGCCAGCGTGCCGCGCTGCGGCACGATCGTATCGTCGGGAAGGCACTCGCCGCCTGTGGCGCGGTGGTGCCTTTCCGGCTGGGCGTCGTGCTCCGCTCCCAGGAGGAGCTGCACCGCGTGCTGACCGCCAACGAGGAAGTGCTGTGCCAGTACCTCGCACGCTTCCATGGCCGGGTCGAGATGGCGCTCAAGGTGAAACTACCAGAGCTCCTCGCTGGCGGGCTCTCTCAGCTCCCCTTCAGCCTCGAGGGGCTCCGCGCGCTGGCTCCCGACAGCCAGTCCCGACGGGAGTCCATGAAGCGGACCCTGACCGGGCAGATGTTCGACGGCTGTTACCTGATCTCGCGTCGGGACGTGGACAGCTTCTGGGCGGCCACCGACCAGATCCGGCAGGCGTTTCCCTCGCTCCTCATGCTCGGCAGCGGCCCCTGGGCGCCCTACAGCTTCTGTGATTTCACCCTCGCCCCCGCCGCGGGCGACAGGGTCCTCCTCGATGAGCACAAGGAGAGAGCGTGCGCACGCTGA
- a CDS encoding CDC48 family AAA ATPase — translation MTAEAKKRESQDAGTSLRVAEALAKDVGRGVARLDPKDLALLGAEVGDIILITGERTTVAKAMPAFSDMRGKGLLQIDGITRGNAKVGLDQRVRISKVPHAPATKIVLRPVGGAPSLKRNSDSRYVVRLLEGLPVIAGDRVRVTLFGSRYQDFEVVSTSPREGCAVVHAQTQITLEEQTERGTKSTGISYEDVGGLRKEIRRVREMIELPLRYPQIFERLGIDAPKGVLLYGPPGTGKTLLARAVAHETEAAFITVSGPEVIHKFYGESEAKLREIFEQARKKSPCIIFLDELDAIAPKRENVQGEVEKRVVAQLLALMDGLESRGQIIVIGATNLPNSLDPALRRPGRFDREIEIGIPDAISRKEILEIHTRGMPLAEDVNLERLAAITHAFVGADLEALCREAAMTTLRGVMPEIDFANKELPYEVLLSLKVTMDHFLSALAEVEPSGVREVFVEVPDVKWDQVGGLDSIKRELREAVEWPLQYADLFSHAGIRPAKGILLYGPPGTGKTLLAKAVASQSGVNFITVKGPALISKYVGESERAVREVFKKARQAVPCILFFDEIDSLAPVREAEAGDSGVSQRVISQLLTEMDGVEELKGVLVIAATNRRDMLDPALLRPGRFDLHLEVPNPDTAGRGRIFEVHLKGKPVAPDVDIAELAKQTQGCSGAEIEMVCHRAALLAVREFISAHGKEGSPSKMKITREKFEAAIAEIAR, via the coding sequence ATGACGGCTGAAGCCAAGAAGAGAGAGAGCCAGGACGCGGGCACGTCACTCCGAGTCGCGGAGGCCCTGGCCAAGGATGTAGGTCGAGGCGTCGCGCGGCTCGACCCCAAGGACCTGGCCCTCCTGGGCGCGGAGGTCGGTGACATCATCCTGATCACGGGCGAGCGCACCACGGTCGCCAAGGCCATGCCCGCCTTCAGCGACATGCGAGGCAAGGGGCTGCTGCAGATCGACGGCATCACCCGCGGCAACGCCAAGGTCGGGCTCGACCAGCGGGTGAGGATCTCGAAGGTCCCCCATGCGCCCGCGACGAAGATCGTCCTGCGTCCGGTAGGCGGCGCGCCGTCCCTCAAGCGCAACAGCGACTCGCGCTATGTCGTGCGGCTGCTCGAGGGCCTGCCGGTCATCGCGGGGGACCGGGTGCGAGTCACCCTGTTCGGCTCGCGCTATCAGGACTTCGAGGTCGTCAGCACCTCTCCCAGGGAGGGGTGCGCCGTCGTCCATGCCCAGACGCAGATCACGCTCGAGGAGCAGACGGAGCGGGGCACCAAGTCGACGGGCATCTCCTATGAGGACGTGGGAGGCCTGCGCAAGGAGATCCGGCGCGTGCGAGAGATGATCGAGCTGCCGCTGCGCTATCCGCAGATCTTCGAGCGGCTCGGGATCGACGCGCCGAAGGGCGTGCTCCTCTATGGCCCTCCGGGGACCGGCAAGACGCTGCTGGCCCGCGCCGTGGCCCACGAGACGGAGGCGGCCTTCATCACCGTGAGCGGCCCGGAGGTCATCCACAAGTTCTACGGCGAGAGCGAGGCCAAGCTCCGGGAGATCTTCGAGCAGGCCCGCAAGAAGTCTCCCTGCATCATCTTCCTGGACGAGCTGGACGCCATCGCCCCCAAGCGGGAGAACGTGCAGGGCGAGGTGGAGAAGCGCGTCGTCGCCCAGCTCCTGGCGCTGATGGACGGCCTCGAGTCCCGCGGGCAGATCATCGTCATCGGCGCCACCAACCTGCCCAACTCCCTGGACCCGGCGCTGCGGCGCCCCGGCCGCTTCGATCGCGAGATCGAGATTGGCATCCCGGACGCCATCTCTCGCAAGGAGATCCTGGAGATCCACACCCGCGGCATGCCGCTGGCGGAGGACGTGAACCTCGAGCGGCTGGCGGCCATCACCCACGCCTTCGTGGGCGCGGACCTGGAGGCGCTGTGCCGCGAGGCGGCCATGACCACGCTCCGCGGCGTCATGCCGGAGATCGACTTCGCCAACAAGGAGCTGCCCTACGAGGTGCTGCTCTCGCTCAAGGTGACGATGGATCACTTCCTCTCGGCGCTGGCCGAGGTCGAGCCCTCGGGCGTACGCGAGGTCTTCGTGGAGGTGCCCGACGTCAAGTGGGACCAGGTGGGCGGGCTGGACTCCATCAAGCGCGAGCTGCGTGAGGCCGTCGAGTGGCCGCTCCAGTACGCGGACCTGTTCAGCCACGCGGGCATCCGCCCGGCGAAGGGCATCCTGCTCTACGGGCCGCCCGGGACGGGCAAGACGCTGCTGGCCAAGGCCGTGGCGTCGCAGAGCGGCGTCAACTTCATCACCGTCAAGGGGCCCGCGCTGATCTCCAAGTACGTGGGCGAGAGCGAGCGGGCGGTCCGCGAGGTCTTCAAGAAGGCGCGCCAGGCGGTGCCCTGCATCCTCTTCTTCGACGAGATCGACTCGCTGGCCCCCGTGCGCGAAGCGGAGGCGGGGGACTCCGGCGTCTCGCAGCGGGTGATCAGCCAGCTGCTCACCGAGATGGATGGCGTCGAGGAGCTCAAGGGCGTGCTCGTCATCGCCGCGACGAACCGCCGGGACATGCTGGATCCCGCGCTGCTGCGCCCGGGCCGCTTCGATCTCCACCTGGAGGTGCCGAACCCGGACACGGCAGGACGGGGGAGGATCTTCGAGGTCCACCTCAAGGGCAAGCCCGTGGCCCCCGACGTCGACATCGCCGAGCTGGCGAAGCAGACGCAGGGGTGCTCGGGCGCGGAGATCGAGATGGTGTGTCACCGCGCCGCCCTGCTGGCCGTGCGTGAGTTCATCTCGGCTCACGGCAAGGAGGGCTCGCCCTCGAAGATGAAGATCACCCGCGAGAAGTTCGAGGCCGCGATCGCCGAGATCGCTCGCTGA
- a CDS encoding GvpL/GvpF family gas vesicle protein, which produces METEARGEHVLYLYGVIPAGQPIPVSEAAALQAVPFSNLVALVEPVSATEFSSQALKEKLQRIDWVSLLAQKHTAVLDEVMQHGSVVPARLCTLFSSAQMLQSSLVQNEERFQDKLERVRDRQEWGFKVFCDKAKLEAALAVSEPELRQLEAAAARASPGQAYVLRKKREARLAELCQLRRDEVSDEVLDVLEAQAADTRMRPLLSEATSGRSEAMTLNVAILIDNTGASALIAAAQELASLFGDEGFIFDPTGPWPPYSFCSDEEPDEFEEV; this is translated from the coding sequence ATGGAAACCGAAGCCCGTGGTGAGCACGTATTGTACCTCTATGGGGTCATCCCCGCGGGGCAGCCCATTCCCGTGAGCGAAGCCGCCGCGCTCCAGGCCGTCCCCTTCTCCAACCTCGTCGCGCTCGTCGAGCCCGTCTCCGCGACCGAGTTCTCCTCCCAGGCGCTCAAGGAGAAGCTCCAGCGCATCGACTGGGTCTCCTTGCTCGCGCAGAAGCACACCGCCGTGCTGGACGAGGTCATGCAGCATGGCTCCGTCGTCCCGGCCCGCCTCTGCACGCTCTTCAGCAGCGCCCAGATGCTCCAGAGCTCGCTCGTCCAGAACGAGGAGCGGTTCCAGGACAAGCTGGAGCGGGTCCGGGATCGCCAGGAGTGGGGCTTCAAGGTCTTCTGCGACAAGGCGAAGCTCGAGGCCGCCCTCGCCGTGAGCGAGCCCGAGCTGCGGCAGCTCGAGGCCGCCGCGGCCAGGGCGAGCCCCGGCCAGGCGTATGTCCTCCGCAAGAAGCGCGAGGCCCGCCTGGCGGAGCTCTGCCAGCTGCGGCGCGATGAGGTCTCCGACGAGGTGCTCGACGTCCTGGAGGCCCAGGCCGCGGACACCCGAATGCGGCCGCTCCTGTCGGAGGCCACGAGCGGACGAAGCGAGGCCATGACGCTCAATGTCGCCATTCTCATTGACAACACCGGCGCATCGGCGCTGATTGCCGCCGCGCAGGAGCTGGCCTCGCTCTTCGGCGACGAGGGCTTCATCTTCGATCCGACGGGCCCCTGGCCGCCGTACAGCTTCTGCAGTGACGAGGAGCCGGACGAGTTCGAAGAGGTGTAG
- a CDS encoding HEAT repeat domain-containing protein, whose product MPRLFVMLVGIIAPGLVSFPEFAFAGSPPATGDASLSPQALERLQFLVGVLGTEREFCDMDDCNEGPSLRERQDAAIADLAGFGPAIVPILKPYWKYENSRLRANLLRVFARIGDAASRQMIFSMLSSRDYHVRQGAIESLASLDPLPADAVPRLMRLLEEEDFAGTALEQLVRLAPAQKPATQQTLAKKLRAMIQSNKSGKSYEAVKALGALPPDFPDATPMLLLALQHPDALLQVEAAKLLTLRNAHTDTVVSTLQKLTQNPDAHARAMAISQLGEFDASLARPHLPTARSILADPKAQSAHFLAFQFLARWGTPEDGRLLVELVNSQADAYQRQLLINGLMQVKEPGPEVISLLGTLLRAYSEDRNRPRMSRKNRPAGNEPRTKIAQALGTMGHPGTVELLRALEREHDEKLPVAKAALIGLQGPVKDAPEEIVPLLLDRAHRDKDEVLDAEIVQTLAHGGPRAVQLTQEWSTRGPERRKRLLAKLQETAR is encoded by the coding sequence ATGCCGCGCCTGTTCGTGATGCTGGTGGGAATCATCGCGCCAGGACTCGTCTCCTTTCCCGAATTCGCCTTCGCGGGCTCCCCTCCGGCGACAGGTGATGCGTCGCTCTCTCCGCAAGCCCTCGAGCGGCTCCAGTTCCTGGTGGGAGTCCTGGGAACCGAGCGCGAGTTCTGTGACATGGACGACTGCAACGAGGGGCCCTCGCTCCGGGAGCGACAGGACGCGGCCATCGCGGACCTGGCTGGCTTCGGACCCGCCATCGTCCCCATCCTCAAACCCTACTGGAAGTACGAGAACTCCAGGCTCCGTGCGAACCTGCTCCGGGTCTTCGCCCGCATTGGAGATGCCGCCTCGCGGCAGATGATTTTCTCCATGCTCTCGTCCCGGGACTACCATGTGCGCCAGGGCGCCATCGAGAGTCTGGCCTCCCTGGATCCTCTCCCCGCGGATGCCGTGCCCCGCCTCATGCGGCTCCTGGAAGAGGAGGACTTCGCCGGCACCGCGCTGGAGCAGTTGGTCCGACTGGCTCCCGCCCAGAAGCCCGCCACCCAGCAGACCCTGGCGAAGAAGCTCCGCGCGATGATCCAGTCCAATAAGAGCGGGAAGAGCTACGAGGCGGTGAAGGCGCTCGGCGCGCTCCCTCCAGACTTTCCCGATGCCACCCCGATGCTCCTGCTGGCCCTCCAACATCCCGATGCCCTGCTCCAGGTGGAGGCGGCGAAGCTCCTCACCCTTCGGAACGCTCACACGGACACGGTGGTGTCGACGCTCCAGAAGCTCACCCAGAACCCTGACGCCCATGCCCGTGCCATGGCGATCTCCCAGCTGGGCGAGTTCGACGCGTCCCTGGCGCGCCCCCACCTTCCCACCGCGCGCTCCATCCTGGCCGACCCGAAAGCCCAGAGCGCGCACTTCCTGGCGTTCCAGTTCCTGGCCCGGTGGGGAACGCCGGAGGACGGGAGGCTCCTGGTCGAGCTCGTGAACTCGCAAGCCGACGCGTACCAACGCCAGCTGCTCATCAACGGCCTCATGCAGGTGAAGGAACCAGGGCCCGAGGTCATCTCCCTCCTGGGCACCCTCCTTCGTGCGTACTCCGAGGACAGGAACCGCCCGAGGATGAGCAGGAAGAACCGCCCCGCGGGGAATGAGCCGCGCACGAAGATCGCCCAGGCGTTGGGGACCATGGGCCACCCCGGGACGGTGGAGCTGCTCCGCGCGCTCGAGCGTGAGCACGATGAGAAGCTCCCGGTCGCGAAGGCGGCGCTGATCGGGCTCCAGGGACCCGTCAAGGATGCTCCGGAGGAGATCGTCCCGCTGCTCCTCGACCGCGCCCACCGGGACAAGGACGAGGTCCTCGACGCCGAGATCGTCCAGACGCTGGCCCATGGAGGGCCGCGCGCCGTGCAGCTCACGCAGGAGTGGTCCACCCGAGGCCCCGAACGGCGCAAGCGCCTGCTGGCCAAGCTCCAGGAGACCGCGCGGTAA
- a CDS encoding tetratricopeptide repeat protein yields the protein MLLPLLLVLAAAPAAPAAASSELEPAYLAFAQQMEQGITDGQGQVIDSNVDMDQLFARISKGIPAPKEFADSFKEGMRRQGMQFGKQIVALRGENAAFRLLNARTEGGVPRALYRSSSDAGLNYLDFELARNAKGEVIIVDIYTFISGENFSETARRMYIAALADAQKGILDKLMGKEQEFLKELPKMQKMQQLFLEKKYPEVLDTFAKMGASMRQHKPVLLIRMSAAEKVSEAEYQKSIAEFEKAYPGDPSLDLVSIDGHLLRKDYPAVLKTIDRLNRRVKDPYLPFLSASVLLDKGDTAEAKKYFEEAIRTDVHYNDAWFALIGLSLQEKAYADTASLLTRFEKDGGAELSDLTGIKEYEGFVKSPEGKAWLKKRKQKKL from the coding sequence ATGCTCCTTCCCCTGCTCCTCGTCCTCGCGGCGGCTCCCGCTGCCCCAGCCGCCGCCTCATCGGAACTCGAGCCGGCCTACCTCGCCTTCGCCCAGCAGATGGAGCAGGGCATCACCGACGGCCAAGGCCAGGTGATCGACTCGAATGTCGACATGGATCAGCTCTTCGCGCGCATCTCGAAGGGCATCCCCGCGCCCAAGGAGTTTGCCGACAGCTTCAAGGAGGGCATGCGCCGGCAGGGCATGCAGTTCGGCAAGCAGATCGTCGCGCTCCGCGGTGAGAACGCCGCCTTCCGCCTCCTCAATGCCCGCACGGAGGGCGGTGTCCCTCGCGCCCTCTACCGCTCCTCTTCCGATGCGGGGCTGAACTACCTGGACTTCGAGCTGGCCCGCAACGCCAAGGGCGAGGTGATCATCGTCGACATCTACACCTTCATCTCGGGTGAGAACTTCAGCGAGACGGCGCGGCGCATGTACATCGCCGCCCTGGCCGACGCGCAGAAGGGCATCCTCGACAAGCTGATGGGCAAGGAGCAGGAGTTCCTCAAGGAGCTGCCCAAGATGCAGAAGATGCAGCAGCTCTTCCTGGAGAAGAAGTACCCGGAGGTGCTCGACACCTTCGCGAAGATGGGCGCCTCCATGCGTCAGCACAAGCCGGTGCTGCTCATCCGCATGTCCGCCGCGGAGAAGGTCAGCGAGGCCGAGTACCAGAAGTCCATCGCCGAGTTCGAGAAGGCCTACCCGGGCGATCCCTCGCTGGACCTCGTCTCCATTGACGGCCACCTGCTGCGCAAGGACTACCCCGCCGTGCTGAAGACCATCGACCGGCTCAACCGGCGGGTGAAGGACCCCTACCTCCCGTTCCTCAGCGCCAGCGTCCTGCTCGACAAGGGCGACACCGCCGAGGCCAAGAAGTACTTCGAGGAGGCCATCCGCACCGATGTCCACTACAACGACGCCTGGTTCGCCCTCATCGGCCTTTCACTGCAGGAGAAGGCCTACGCGGACACGGCCAGCCTGCTCACCCGCTTCGAGAAGGACGGGGGCGCGGAACTCTCGGATCTCACCGGCATCAAGGAGTACGAGGGCTTCGTGAAGTCGCCCGAGGGCAAGGCCTGGCTCAAGAAGCGCAAGCAGAAGAAGCTCTGA